The following are encoded together in the Salvia hispanica cultivar TCC Black 2014 chromosome 6, UniMelb_Shisp_WGS_1.0, whole genome shotgun sequence genome:
- the LOC125195045 gene encoding zinc finger MYM-type protein 1-like, which produces MQGLPFRGHDESEESLNQGNFLEFLKVISSCNEEIASVVLKNAPENLKLTSPDIQRDIINAFAVETTKAIVHDMGNEFFSILVDECRDVSVKEQMGVVVRYVDKYGCVIERFLGVVHVSDTAATSLEKALDYLLSTYDLSISSLRGQGYDGASNMRGEFNGLKSLILKRNSSAYYVHCFAHQLQLTIVVVAKKHKIVGSFYNSISRLCNTVGGSCKRRDILREKQRDNIIKEIASDEISTGRGLNQEMSLKRPGDTCWSSHYCTLVSWIHLYSSIVDVLEYVGEDGHDDSIRAEADDVLEIINSFEFVFVLHLMKQILGITHELSQVLQKKDQDIVNAMNLVKVAKSRLQIMREKDWDILLADVSRFCSKYDLDVLDMEDEFVARKKGRRRAEKMKNLHYYRVELFCSVIDLQAQELNQRFNEVNTDLVLCMSCFDPRDSFSAFDLEKLLRLARYYPSEFSEVALFELENQLENFIFDVRIDEKFSQISGISGLAQKMVSTRKHEVFPMVYLLVKLSLILPVATASVERAFSAMKIIKTSLRNSMGDQLLNDCLVPYIEKDVFVKVTNETIMQRFQKMKNRRQML; this is translated from the coding sequence ATGCAAGGATTGCCTTTCCGCGGTCATGATGAGTCAGAAGAATCATTAAATCAAGGTAATTTTCTTGAGTTCTTGAAAGTTATTTCTTCTTGCAATGAAGAGATAGCTAGTGTTGTGCTAAAAAATGCTCCGGAAAATCTCAAACTTACATCACCAGATATTCAGAGAGATATTATAAATGCATTTGCTGTTGAGACAACAAAAGCTATTGTACATGATATGGGAAATgaatttttctctatattagTCGATGAGTGTCGAGATGTATCTGTCAAAGAGCAAATGGGTGTTGTAGTACGATATGTGGACAAGTATGGATGTGTTATAGAACGTTTTCTTGGTGTTGTTCATGTTAGTGATACAGCTGCAACCTCACTTGAGAAAGCACTTGATTATTTGTTATCTACTTATGATTTAAGTATATCTAGTTTGAGAGGTCAAGGATATGATGGCGCAAGCAACATGAGAGGAGAATTCAATGGATTGAAGAGTTTGATACTCAAGAGAAATTCCAGTGCTTATTATGTACATTGCTTCGCTCATCAGCTTCAGCTCAcaattgttgttgttgctaaaaaacataaaattgtcGGGTCTTTTTATAATTCTATCTCTCGTTTGTGTAATACTGTTGGAGGTTCTTGTAAGCGCAGAGATATACTTCGGGAGAAACAAAGAGACAATATTATTAAAGAGATTGCAAGTGATGAAATAAGCACGGGGAGAGGACTAAATCAAGAAATGTCATTGAAGCGACCTGGAGATACTTGTTGGAGTTCACATTACTGTACTCTTGTCAGCTGGATACATTTATATTCTTCTATTGTTGATGTTCTTGAGTATGTTGGGGAGGATGGTCATGATGATTCAATAAGGGCTGAAGCTGATGATGTgttagaaattataaatagttttgagtttgtctTTGTGTTACATCTTATGAAGCAAATCTTGGGAATTACACATGAACTCTCTCAAGTGCTACAAAAGAAAGATCAAGACATTGTTAATGCGATGAATCTTGTCAAGGTAGCAAAATCACGTCTGCAAATAATGAGGGAAAAAGATTGGGATATATTGCTTGCTGATGTTTCTAGGTTTTGTAGCAAATATGATCTGGATGTGCTTGACATGGAAGATGAGTTTGTAGCTCGAAAAAAAGGAAGACGTAGAGctgagaaaatgaagaatcTCCACTATTATCGAGTTGAGCTCTTTTGTTCTGTTATTGACTTGCAAGCTCAAGAGTTGAATCAACGTTTTAATGAAGTCAACACAGACTTAGTTTTATGCATGTCATGTTTTGATCCTAGGGAttcattttctgcatttgATTTGGAGAAGCTGCTTCGTCTTGCACGGTATTATCCTTCTGAATTTTCTGAAGTTGCTTTGTTTGAGCTTGAAAATCAACTTGAGAACTTTATTTTTGATGTGCGCATAGATGAAAAGTTTTCACAAATATCAGGAATCAGTGGTCTTGCTCAAAAGATGGTTTCTACAAGGAAACATGAAGTTTTTCCAAtggtttatttattagttaagtTGTCATTGATTTTACCAGTTGCCACTGCATCAGTAGAAAGAGCCTTTTCAGCAATGAAGATCATCAAGACTTCTCTACGTAATAGCATGGGAGACCAACTATTGAATGATTGCTTAGTTCCTTACATCGAAAAGGATGTGTTTGTTAAAGTTACCAATGAAACTATTATGCAGCGATttcagaagatgaagaatagaAGACAAATGTTATGA